A single genomic interval of Microbacterium sp. BLY harbors:
- the ppa gene encoding inorganic diphosphatase: protein MGAHDAVIEIPRGSRVKYEVDHETGRVHLDRVLYTTFGYPADYGYFDNTLGEDGDPLDVLVLLDHAIYPGVVVEVRPVAVLKMSDEAGGDDKLVAVLSKDPRWAHIQDIDDVPEYTKKEIAHFFEHYKDLEPNKWVKVDEWGNAAEAQRILDEAIVRFGEQGH, encoded by the coding sequence ATGGGCGCACACGACGCCGTCATCGAGATCCCGCGCGGCAGCCGCGTGAAGTACGAGGTCGACCACGAGACCGGGCGAGTGCACCTCGACCGCGTGCTCTACACGACCTTCGGGTATCCGGCCGACTACGGCTACTTCGACAACACGCTCGGCGAGGACGGCGACCCGCTGGATGTCCTGGTGCTCCTCGACCACGCCATCTACCCGGGCGTCGTCGTCGAGGTCCGCCCCGTCGCCGTGCTGAAGATGAGCGATGAGGCCGGCGGCGACGACAAGCTCGTCGCGGTGCTCTCGAAGGACCCGCGCTGGGCCCACATCCAGGACATCGACGATGTGCCCGAGTACACGAAGAAGGAGATCGCGCACTTCTTCGAGCACTACAAGGACCTGGAGCCCAACAAGTGGGTCAAGGTCGACGAGTGGGGCAACGCCGCCGAGGCGCAGCGCATCCTCGACGAGGCCATCGTCCGCTTCGGCGAACAGGGCCACTGA